One segment of Pyricularia oryzae 70-15 chromosome 3, whole genome shotgun sequence DNA contains the following:
- a CDS encoding 40S ribosomal protein S19, which yields MPGGVNVRDVDAHKFINAYAAFLKRQGKLPIPGWVDTVKTGPAKEMPPQDIDWFYVRAASVARHVYMRKTVGVGRLRKVHGTAKNRGSRPSHHVDASGSVDRKIMQSLEKIGILEQDEEKGGRRITQAGQRDLDRIAMTVAEAEEEEEEDDE from the exons ATGCCTGGCGGAGTCAATGTTCGCGATGTTGAT GCGCACAAGTTCATCAACGCCTACGCCGCTTTCTTGAAGCGTCAGGGCAAGCTCCCTATCCCTG GTTGGGTTGACACCGTCAAGACCGGCCCCGCCAAGGAGATGCCTCCCCAGGACATCGACTGGTTCTACGTCCGTGCCGCCTCGGTCGCCCGCCACGTCTACATGCGCAAGACCGTTGGTGTTGGCCGTCTCCGCAAGGTTCACGGCACTGCCAAGAACCGTGGAAGCCGCCCCTCGCACCACGTTGACGCCTCCGGCAGCGTCGACCGCAAGATCATGCAGTCGCTTGAGAAGATTGGCATCCTGGAGCAGGATGAGGAGAAGGGAGGCCGCCGCATCACCCAGGCCGGCCAGCGTGACTTGGACC GTATCGCCATGACGGTCGCTGAggctgaggaggaggaggaggaggatgacgagTAA
- a CDS encoding DNA repair protein RAD5 — protein sequence MAPPIALETPYYDQMDLSNGSEPPSKKRRFFSDSDDEAATQSRRPSPPSPEIQHRQDTLDTPPTLSNHSAALGEPLNTITAQETSRPEASLEDISGFDQATFEAVVGVEVKPDILAIIRQQCGSDLERAVNMYFDGTWKNYKLKPKQKPTTITSSIRLNGGDGAKIDQVTSRPAIRPGAPGSRYVGAFGVEGWATRSGTNLLKHGDVVRIERQKIQPPKPPTKGKGATNKLGAAVGGLRVSAAAARRVDVIVRFTDRQGTEIGRLAKDTANWVSTLIDQKVCKFEGTCVYAPERLRTNDTVFIQLRCSLLNEAFDTRRFQLSDNRNTGMFEEQETAEERNLRLRQVALVRLFQEINLMPIRVNEATAKNSRQGLLQAAEMDDQKEAQPQSTSVENSDSPQSEAEDGKELEQDQLDALYKKAQSFDFDTPEAEPAETFAMDLRPYQKQSLYWMLAKEKDEAGKDRESSIHPLWEEYQWPTKDFDDQDVPQVADQPSFYVNPYSGEMSLEFPAQEQHCLGGILADEMGLGKTIQMLSLIHTHKPHAAAAADATALTVNDLQRMPGGGNKVQPAPYTTLVVAPMSLLSQWQSEAENASKEGTLKSIVYYGNDKHANLQALCSNPATAPDVIITSYGIVLSEFGQIAGSKSAKRDGHTGLFSVNFLRVILDEAHNIKNRQAKTSKACYELSADHRWVLTGTPIVNRLEDLFSLVRFLRVEPWNNFSFWRTFITVPFESKDFMRALDVVQTVLEPLVMRRTKDMKTPSGQPLVALPPKTIEIVDVEFSKTERAVYDHIINRARSAFQKNVEAGTVMKAYTSIFAQILRLRQSCCHPVLVRNQDIVADEDEAAAAADAVAGLADDMDLHSLIERFTASTDDPADANAFGAHVLSQIRDEAANECPICTEEPMIEQTVTGCWHSTCKKCILDYIKHQTDRHEVPRCVSCRQPINERDLFEVVRHDNDVYDDDEDKPGSVFKQKQPDQPRRISLQRVGVNDSSTKVVALIQHLRDLRRERPRAKVVVFSQFTSFLTLIEGSLDRANMHHVRLDGTMAQKTRVAVLEEFKACSKFTVFLISLRAGGVGLNLTEASRVYMCDPWWSFSVESQAIDRVHRMGQSEEVKVYRFIVKNSVEERMLKIQDRKKFIATSLGMMSDDEKRLARIEDIKELLS from the exons ATGGCCCCTCCAATCGCTTTAGAAACCCCTTATTATGACCAGATGGACCTTTCGAATGGTTCAGAGCCTCCGTCAAAGAAGCGCCGCTTCTTCAGCGACTCTGACGATGAAGCAGCTACGCAGAGTCGCAGACCGAGTCCGCCGTCCCCCGAGATACAGCATAGACAAGATACACTCGACACCCCACCGACACTTTCAAATCACTCCGCTGCACTAGGGGAACCATTAAATACAATCACGGCCCAAGAGACTTCCCGGCCCGAAGCCTCTCTTGAGGATATTTCTGGATTCGACCAGGCCACTTTTGAGgccgtcgtcggcgtcgaggtcaagcccgacattctggccatcaTCCGCCAACAATGCGGTAGCGATCTCGAGCGGGCAGTTAACATGTACTTTGACGGCACATGGAAGAATTACAAGTTGaagccaaaacaaaaacctaCCACAATAACCTCGTCGATACGATTAAATGGCGGAGACGGGGCTAAGATTGATCAAGTCACTAGTCGACCTGCCATCCGGCCGGGGGCCCCTGGGTCACGATATGTTGGGGCCTTTGGAGTGGAGGGCTGGGCCACACGGAGCGGTACAAACCTGCTTAAGCATGGTGATGTAGTAAGGATCGAGAGACAAAAAATACAGCCACCCAAACCCCCAACCAAAGGCAAAGGTGCTACAAATAAGCTTGGAGCTGCGGTGGGAGGGCTTCGTGTTAGCGCAGCTGCGGCCAGGAGAGTCGATGTTATAGTTCGATTCACAGACCGTCAGGGAACTGAAATCGGTCGTCTTGCCAAAGATACCGCAAACTGGGTGTCTACGTTAATAGACCAAAAGGTCTGCAAGTTCGAGGGCACCTGCGTATATGCGCCGGAAAGATTAAGGACGAATGACACAGTGTTTATACAGCTACGTTGCTCCCTGCTCAACGAGGCTTTCGATACCAGACGATTTCAGCTATCTGACAACCGCAACACTGGCATGTttgaggagcaggaaactGCAGAGGAGCGCAACCTTCGACTTCGACAAGTCGCACTCGTTCGCCTCTTTCAAGAAATCAACCTGATGCCAATACGTGTGAACGAGGcaaccgccaaaaattcacGTCAGGGGCTTTTGCAGGCGGCCGAGATGGATGACCAGAAGGAAGCACAACCACAAAGCACGAGTGTCGAAAATTCAGACTCGCCACAGTCTGAAGCCGAAGATGGGAAAGAGCTGGAGCAGGACCAGCTCGATGCTTTATACAAGAAGGCCCAGTCTTTCGACTTTGATACCCCGGAAGCCGAGCCAGCTGAAACGTTTGCGATGGATCTCCGGCCATATCAGAAGCAGTCTCTATATTGGATGCTTGCCAAGGAGAAAGACGAGGCCGGCAAGGACCGCGAATCTTCTATTCATCCACTTTGGGAAGAATATCAGTGGCCCACAAAAGACTTCGACGATCAAGATGTTCCCCAGGTCGCAGACCAACCGAGCTTCTATGTCAACCCATATTCTGGTGAAATGTCACTCGAGTTCCCGGCTCAGGAGCAGCATTGCCTTGGTGGCATACTTGCGGATGAAATGGGTCTTGGAAAGACAATCCAGATGCTGAGTTTGATACATACTCACAAACCCCAtgcggctgctgcggcaGACGCAACCGCCCTCACGGTTAATGACCTGCAGCGCATGCCGGGCGGCGGCAACAAGGTGCAGCCAGCTCCGTACACAACTCTCGTAGTCGCACCCATGTCATTGCTCTCGCAATGGCAAAGCGAAGCTGAGAATGCGTCAAAGGAGGGCACTCTAAAGTCTATAGTATACTATGGCAATGACAAGCATGCCAATCTCCAGGCTCTCTGCTCCAATCCAGCCACCGCTCCAGATGTTATCATCACGAGCTATGGCATTGTGCTATCAGAATTCGGACAGATCGCCGGGAGCAAGTCTGCAAAGCGAGACGGACATACCGGGCTGTTCTCTGTCAACTTCCTACGCGTCATTCTTGACGAAGCACACAACATCAAAAACCGGCAGGCCAAGACATCCAAGGCCTGCTACGAGCTCAGTGCAGATCACCGATGGGTTTTGACGGGAACCCCTATTGTGAACAGGTTGGAGGATCTGTTCAGTCTTGTCCGCTTCCTACGCGTCGAGCCCTGGAACAACTTCTCATTCTGGAGGACGTTCATCACAGTTCCATTCGAGTCGAAGGATTTTATGCGTGCTTTGGATGTTGTGCAGACCGTCCTAGAACCGTTAGTTATGAGGAGGACAAAGGATATGAAAACCCCGTCTGGACAACC GCTTGTGGCACTACCGCCAAAGACCATCGAAATTGTAGATGTCGAGTTCTCCAAGACGGAGCGTGCAGTCTATGACCACATCATCAACAGAGCCCGCTCTGCTTTTCAGAAGAATGTCGAGGCTGGCACAGTCATGAAAGCTTACACAAGCATATTTGCGCAGATTTTGCGCCTCCGCCAATCATGCTGTCACCCTGTTCTCGTCAGAAACCAGGATATCGTTGCAGACGAGGATGAAGCTGCAGCGGCGGCCGATGCTGTGGCTGGTCTCGCCGACGACATGGACCTTCATTCCTTGATCGAGCGCTTCACTGCCAGTACTGACGACCCGGCAGACGCCAATGCGTTTGGAGCACATGTCTTGTCGCAGATTCGTGACGAGGCTGCGAATGAATGCCCCATATGCACTGAAGAACCCATGATCGAGCAGACTGTCACGGGCTGCTGGCATTCGACGTGCAAAAAGTGCATTCTTGATTACATCAAGCACCAAACAGACCGCCACGAGGTCCCCCGCTGTGTCAGCTGTCGACAGCCCATCAACGAGCGGGACTTGTTTGAAGTCGTCCGACACGATAATGACGTatacgacgatgacgaggacAAGCCCGGCAGCGTCTTCAAGCAGAAGCAGCCAGACCAGCCACGGCGCATCAGTCTCCAGCGTGTTGGCGTCAACGACTCGTCCACAAAGGTCGTCGCACTGATTCAACACCTGCGCGACCTTCGCCGTGAACGGCCGCGCGCAAAGGTGGTTGTCTTTAGCCAGTTTACCTCGTTCCTAACCCTGATCGAGGGCTCGCTGGACCGTGCAAACATGCACCACGTCaggctcgacggcaccatGGCGCAAAAGACTCGCGTCGCGGTCCTGGAGGAGTTCAAGGCCTGCAGCAAATTCACCGTCTTCCTCATCAGCCTCCgcgccggcggcgtcgggCTGAACCTGACGGAGGCGTCCCGTGTCTACATGTGCGACCCTTGGTGGAGCTTCAGCGTCGAGTCGCAAGCTATTGACCGTGTACATCGCATGGGCCAGTCGGAGGAGGTCAAGGTATATCGGTTCATTGTCAAGAATAGCGTCGAGGAGAGGATGCTGAAGATTCAAGACAGGAAGAAGTTTAT TGCTACGTCTTTGGGAATGATGTCGGATGATGAAAAGAGGCTGGCGAGGATTGAGGATATCAAGGAGCTACTTAGCTAA
- a CDS encoding fatty acid transporter: protein MELAIAAAGTAATTAGLAYLDAKFHVSKDLKSIFARRRLLKYFEEGVKSKKLSAYYLFEDVVRQKPNAEAIWTREGSLTWQQLYDGTNRFAQWFLAQGVRPKDFVALFMGNSPEFIMVWLALTSIGAAPAMINHNLASKPLLHCLKISTAKLILVDVPPQTEKSISDIQEDLNTEGFTVLRLDDYRHHIAGLEPARPGEEYRKDIKPDWAAGLFYTSGTTGMPKACVLPVAPVYINGCTTKAGVSYLNSSDKEANANIRFYDCMPYYHGTGGITMMSQILAGTTICVAPKFSVSRFWEDVRESRANAFVYVGETLRYLLAQPPSPLDKEHNIKVIYGNGLRPDVWKRFRDRFGIECIHEFFNSTEGVFPLDNHCRGDFLAHAVGHHGAILRWKYHHLYVPVAIDTDTGDIARHPKTGFAYRVPYDEGGEILLRIPGERTFPGYFNNPEATDKKFVRDVFQKGDTYYRTGDALRRDNDGRWYFMDRLGDTFRWKGENVSTAEVGEVLGNFPGVVEANVYGVQLPNHDGRAGAAAIYIEPEKKASFDTAAFLAHARKHLPKYAVPIFLRHIAVISASHNNKQNKQPLKAEGVDPDKVKAGDEIWWIEDGGKGNRYVPFTREDWNALGVGKAKL from the exons ATGGAGCTCG CTATCGCTGCAGCCGGCACTGCCGCAACAACCGCTGGACTGGCATATCTGGATGCCAAGTTCCACGTGAGCAAGGATCTCAAATCAATCTTTGCCCGTCGAAGACTGCTCAAGTACTTCGAAGAAGGAG TCAAGTCCAAGAAGTTGTCAGCGTACTACTTGTTTGAGGACGTCGTCAGACAAAAGCCCAATGCAGAGGCAATCTGGACTCGGGAGGGCTCCTTGACATGGCAGCAGCTTTACGATGGCACCAATCGGTTCGCCCAGTGGTTCCTGGCCCAGGGAGTCAGACCCAAGGATTTTGTTGCGCTCTTCATGGGCAACTCCCCCGAATTCATCATGGTGTGGCTGGCTCTGACTTCCATCGGAGCGGCACCAGCCATGATAAATCACAACCTGGCGTCGAAGCCGTTGCTGCACTGTTTGAAGATCAGCACCGCCAAACTCATCTTGGTAGATGTCCCACCGCAAACTGAGAAGAGCATCTCGGATATCCAAGAGGATTTGAACACGGAGGGCTTTACGGTCTTGAGGCTCGATGACTACCGTCATCATATTGCAGGGCTGGAGCCCGCTCGACCTGGAGAGGAATACCGAAAGGATATCAAGCCAGATTGGGCCGCAGGCCTGTTTTACACAAGCGGCACGACAGGAATGCCCAAAGCTTGCGTATTACCAGTGGCTCCGGTGTACATCAACGGTTGCACCACCAAAGCTGGAGTTAGTTACCTCAACAGCTCTGACAAGGAGGCCAACGCAAACATACGGTTTTACGACTGCATGCCTTACTATCACGGCACTGGAGGCATCACTATGATGAGTCAGATCCTCGCCGGGACAACTATATGCGTTGCTCCCAAGTTCAGCGTTTCCAGGTTCTGGGAAGACGTTCGTGAGTCTCGCGCAAACGCCTTTGTGTACGTCGGCGAGACGTTGCGGTACTTGCTGGCACAGCCACCTTCGCCGCTTGACAAGGAGCACAACATCAAGGTGATCTACGGGAATGGACTCAGGCCAGACGTCTGGAAGCGTTTCCGCGATCGCTTCGGCATCGAGTGCATCCACGAGTTCTTCAACAGCACAGAAGGTGTTTTCCCGCTCGACAATCACTGCAGGGGCGACTTCCTGGCCCACGCGGTGGGTCACCATGGGGCTATTCTGAGGTGGAAGTACCACCACCTATACGTGCCGGTCGCAATCGACACAGACACGGGTGACATAGCCAGACACCCAAAGACGGGTTTCGCCTACCGCGTGCCTTACGACGAGGGTGGCGAGATTCTCCTCCGCATCCCAGGAGAGAGGACCTTCCCGGGGTACTTTAACAACCCCGAAGCCACTGACAAGAAATTCGTACGCGACGTTTTTCAAAAGGGAGACACTTACTACCGAACCGGCGACGCCTTGCGCCGCGACAACGACGGCAGGTGGTACTTTATGGACAG GCTTGGAGATACCTTCCGCTGGAAGGGCGAGAACGTTTCCACCGCCGAGGTCGGCGAGGTGCTCGGCAACTTCCCGGGCGTCGTGGAGGCCAACGTCTACGGCGTGCAATTGCCCAATCACGACGGCAGGGCAGGCGCAGCGGCCATCTACATCGAGCCCGAAAAGAAGGCGTCCTTTGACACGGCGGCCTTCCTGGCGCACGCGAGGAAGCACCTCCCCAAGTACGCGGTCCCCATCTTCCTGCGCCATATCGCAGTCATCTCGGCTTCGCACAACAACAAGCAGAACAAGCAGCCGCTCAAGGCCGAGGGCGTGGATCCAGACAAGGTCAAGGCTGGCGATGAGATATGGTGGATAGAGGACGGTGGTAAGGGGAACAGATATGTTCCTTTTACCCGGGAGGACTGGAACGCGCTTGGGGTGGGCAAGGCGAAGCTGTAG
- a CDS encoding N-carbamoyl-L-amino acid hydrolase: protein MSVVYRYRPRALCVGLTPCSTARSRPSQVSTARKCRFGPSRHFHASPCRSRILKLSKMSKDEIASLKVNQERMMKTLHDTCAWGTGKRWGSGPTETGMSRLALSDSDKQVRDWFVETVKDLGCTVKVDSMGNIFASRQCRPGYHWATTFAGSHLDTQPTGGRYDGILGIMAGIEMLRVLKENKIETNFPVGVVNWTNEEGARFPVSMVASGAWAEVFDLDQAHNLQEVGDGKATMRSELQRIGYLGEIPSSFASVPMAAHFELHIEQGPILEANNLKIGVVQGVQAYRWFTVEINGRDAHTGTTPFSARADAMLLASRFIVHSHALATSHGALASTGIVELEPGSVNTIPGHVRVSLDIRAPQDSTLDALEADLKRDFDLLSKGIDPPGSKSQLLAGATPGRNDAFSITWKTDSVSEATKFHPDCIETVRASAMSVLEARGLENPQGLIRDMTSGAGHDTVFASRRCPASMIFVPCRDGVSHNPEEYTSPEDCALGADVLLQSILRYDLLRSERERTRL, encoded by the exons ATGTCGGTTGTTTATAGATACAGACCTAGGGCACTCTGCGTTGGCCTCACACCATGTTCCACGGCACGGTCACGTCCCTCCCAGGTGTCCACAGCACGGAAATGTCGATTTGGGCCAAGTCGACATTTCCATGCATCGCCATGTCGGAGTCGGATACTGAAATTGAGCAAGATGAGCAAAGATGAAATTGCCAGTCTCAAGGTCAACCAAGAACGAATGATGAAGACGCTCCACGATACCTGCGCCTGGGGCACAGGGAAACGCTGGGGAAG CGGCCCGACAGAGACGGGCATGTCGCGCCTCGCCCTCTCAGACTCTGACAAGCAGGTGCGCGACTGGTTCGTCGAGACCGTCAAAGACCTCGGCTGTACTGTCAAGGTCGACTCGATGGGCAACATCTTTGCCAGCAGGCAATGCCGTCCTGGTTATCACTGGGCGACCACTTTTGCGGGGTCGCATCTGGACACGCAGCCAACCGGGGGAAGGTACGACGGCATCCTTGGAATAATGGCCGGCATCGAAATGTTGCGGGTGCTGAAAGAGAACAAAATTGAGACTAATTTTCCGGTTGGGGTTGTCAACTGGACCAA TGAGGAAGGAGCCCGGTTCCCCGTGAGTATGGTCGCCTCTGGAGCTTGGGCCGAGGTCTTCGATCTAGACCAAGCCCACAATCTGCAAGAAGTCGGCGACGGTAAGGCTACGATGAGGTCGGAGCTTCAAAGAATTGGTTACCTGGGCGAAATCCCTTCCAGCTTCGCCAGTGTTCCGATGGCGGCCCATTTCGAGCTGCATATCGAACAAGGCCCGATATTAGAGGCAAACAACCTCAAGATTGGTGTTGTCCAGGGTGTACAGGCATATAGGTGGTTTACCGTTGAGATTAATGGTCGCG ATGCACACACGGGCACGACGCCATTTTCTGCAAGAGCCGATGCCATGCTCTTGGCTTCTCGCTTCATCGTCCACTCGCATGCGCTGGCTACTTCCCACGGAGCCCTTGCGTCCACCGGAATCGTTGAACTGGAGCCTGGTTCTGTAAATACCATCCCGGGCCATGTCCGCGTGAGCTTGGATATTCGTGCGCCTCAGGACTCAACCCTGGACGCCCTGGAAGCAGATCTCAAACGAGACTTTGATCTGCTGTCCAAGGGTATTGATCCTCCTGGATCCAAATCACAGCTTCTCGCCGGAGCAACCCCTGGGAGGAACGATGCATTCTCAATTACTTGGAAGACGGACAGCGTCTCGGAAGCAACCAAATTTCACCCAGACTGTATTGAAACTGTGCGAGCCTCAGCCATGTCTGTGCTTGAAGCGAGGGGCCTCGAGAACCCCCAAGGCTTGATCCGAGATATGACGAGCGGCGCGGGCCACGACACGGTATTTGCAAGCCGAAGATGTCCGGCAAGCATGATATTTGTCCCATGCCGGGATGGTGTCAGTCACAACCCCGAAGAATATACTAGTCCCGAGGACTGTGCCTTGGGAGCCGATGTATTACTGCAAAGCATCTTGCGTTATGATCTCTTGAGGTCTGAAAGAGAACGCACACGGTTATGA
- a CDS encoding chitin deacetylase 1, whose translation MKQRITSLVCGLLGLLLLCDTVAAYDVRAGFGVNRRKGMVKRRVKGSTSNVERSFIGNVPYGEVITQCKKSKVVALTFDDGPSIYTEQVLNLLKQHNAKATFFLTANNGQWPMESEPWSGLVRRMMAEGHQIAHHSWSHQDMSVLDADTRKDEIVRAEEAFANVLGGRFPTYFRPPYGSCNADCLAQARRLGYHVVTWDVDSDDWRYQTEIERSERQVEDGVAAGGSIVLAHDIHYNSSTRLTQFMLELLARKGLRAVTVGECLEDPAEFWYREASASSGSGSSAATAPSKPKPKPKPGATSKLKASTDGRCGGDVTCSDKHWGSCCSRYGWCGSTADHCNAGCQSQFGQCT comes from the exons ATGAAGCAAAGAATCACAAGCTTGGTTTGTGGCCTGCTCGGGCTGCTGTTGTTATGCGACACCGTGGCAGCGTACGATGTTAGGGCCGGATTTGGCGTAAACCGTCGCAAAGGCATGGTCAAGAG ACGTGTGAAGGGATCTACCAGCAATGTAGAGCGAAGTTTCATCGGGAATGTCCCTTATG GCGAGGTCATAACTCAGTGCAAGAAGTCCAAGGTCGTAGCCCTGACGTTTGATGACGGACCCAGCATCTACACCGAGCAGGTGCTGAACCTGCTGAAGCAGCACAACGCCAAGGCGACCTTCTTCCTCACGGCCAACAACGGCCAGTGGCCCATGGAGAGCGAACCTTGGAGCGGCCTGGTCCGGCGCATGATGGCCGAGGGCCACCAGATCGCGCACCACTCGTGGTCGCACCAGGACATGTCTGTGCTCGACGCCGACACCCGCAAGGACGAGATCGTgcgggccgaggaggcctttGCCAACGTGCTGGGCGGGCGGTTCCCGACGTACTTTCGCCCGCCGTACGGCAGCTGCAACGCCGACTGCCTGGCGCAGGCGCGGCGGCTCGGCTACCACGTCGTCACGTGGGACGTCGACTCGGACGACTGGCGCTACCAGACCGAGATTGAGCGCTCCGAGCGCCAAGTCGAGGACGGCGtggccgccggcggcagcaTCGTGCTGGCCCACGACATTCACTACAACAGCTCCACGCGGCTCACACAGTTCATGCTCGAGCTTCTCGCCAGGAAGGGCCTGAGGGCCGTGACCGTCGGCGAATGCCTAGAGGACCCTGCCGAGTTTTGGTACCGTGAGGCCAGTGCGTCCAGCGGTAGCGGCAGCAGTGCCGCCACTGCGCCGAGCAAAccgaagccgaaaccgaagCCGGGCGCCACTTCAAAGCTCAAGGCGTCGACCGACGGACGCTGCGGTGGAGATGTCACATGCAGCGATAAGCATTGGGGATCGTGTTGTTCGCGGTACGGATGGTGTGGAAGCACAGCAGACCACTGCAATGCGGGATGCCAGTCTCAGTTTGGTCAGTGCACATAG
- a CDS encoding arrestin, translated as MPHRVANFLRTSTHTLETQLAAGFKRQKSPPQTPRHSRSASPSYASSINEEAEESGVMTPERHESSSEGHHHHRLSLNGLGQLIRGTKDLHIHQHSNQAATLNLKVESPPLVLYGDASTSTGALFSGSMHMELKEDVPIESFTGTLRIHVTQKRPFTAHCHDCAHQYTELQSWSFLKAPLVLTKGSHYFPFSFLLGGHLPATMDGPLVNIAYEFHAEATPAQGHGPSIKFDKNIEVKRSQPEAEVPHHSIRVFPPIDVKSSAHYPQVIHPLGVNTLSLRLDGIAKSNPTCGTVEFWKLKKLSWKLEEKSKVIAPACEKHAPKDETTSDDASPAKKGLERTDSRIIGEQTYFKGWKSNYSSADDATVEMEFDWGLSKKLESDLAKSKKHRRYVCDTKCADGTEVTHQLEIEMVVSQEYAPAKKLDMVTQTGVGRIMRMHFNVILTEPSGLGISWDNEAPPIYSMVPASPPAYCGSEGSTDDLDLSNIETLLGGSSPTSPILRSPPTSYAEASGSV; from the exons ATGCCTCACCGCGTCGCAAACTTCCTGCGCACCTCGACGCATACCCTCGAGACCCAACTCGCCGCTGGATTCAAGCGCCAAAAATCTCCCCCGCAAACTCCAAGGCATTCCAGGAGCGCATCCCCTTCTTACGCATCATCTATCAACGAGGAGGCAGAAGAGTCGGGCGTCATGACTCCAGAGAGACATGAGTCGTCTTCTGAGGGACACCATCACCACAGGCTATCCCTCAATGGTCTTGGTCAGCTCATCCGTGGGACCAAGGACCTGCACATCCACCAGCACTCCAACCAAGCTGCTACTCTGAACCTCAAAGTCGAATCGCCACCCCTCGTCCTCTATGGAGATGCATCAACCAGCACCGGTGCCTTGTTTTCGGGCTCGATGCATATGGAACTAAAGGAGGATGTGCCCATTGAGTCCTTCACTGGCACCCTCAGGATACATGTCACCCAAAAGCGCCCCTTTACTGCGCACTGCCACGACTGCGCACATCAGTACACGGAGCTTCAGAGCTGGTCTTTTCTCAAGGCACCGCTGGTTTTGACAAAGG GATCACACTATTTCCCTTTCTCCTTCCTGCTTGGCGGTCACCTTCCCGCTACTATGGACGGACCGTTGGTAAACATTGCGTACGAATTCCACGCCGAAGCGACCCCTGCACAAGGCCATGGCCCCAGCATCAAGTTTGATAAGAATATCGAGGTCAAACGTTCCCAGCCCGAAGCAGAGGTCCCGCACCACTCGATACGCGTATTCCCTCCTATTGACGTCAAATCGAGCGCGCACTATCCCCAAGTGATCCACCCCCTGGGTGTGAACACGCTCTCTCTCCGTCTGGACGGCATCGCCAAGTCCAACCCAACTTGCGGGACCGTCGAGTTCTGGAAGCTTAAAAAGTTATCGTGGAAGCTTGAGGAAAAGTCTAAAGTCATTGCGCCCGCCTGCGAGAAGCATGCGCCAAAGGATGAGACGACCTCGGACGATGCCAGCCCTGCCAAGAAGGGTCTGGAGAGGACGGATAGCAGGATAATCGGCGAGCAGACCTACTTCAAGGGCTGGAAGAGCAATTACTCGTCTGCCGATGACGCCACTGTCGAGATGGAGTTCGACTGGGGCCTGAGCAAGAAGCTCGAATCGGATTTGGCCAAGTCAAAAAAGCACAGACGATACGTATGCGACACCAAGTGCGCAGACGGTACTGAGGTCACGCATCAGCTTGAGATTGAGATGGTGGTGTCTCAAGAG TACGCCCCAGCAAAGAAGCTAGACATGGTGACACAGACAGGAGTTGGCCGTATAATGCGCATGCACTTCAATGTCATCCTAACCGAGCCGTCCGGCTTGGGAATTAGCTGGGACAATGAAGCTCCGCCCATATACTCGATGGTCCCCGCGTCCCCTCCTGCGTACTGTGGCTCAGAAGGATCAACCGACGATTTGGACCTCAGCAACATCGAAACCCTGCTGGGGGGATCGTCTCCAACATCTCCCATTCTTCGTTCGCCGCCAACCAGTTATGCGGAGGCTTCGGGGTCAGTCTAA
- a CDS encoding N-acetylglucosaminyl-phosphatidylinositol de-N-acetylase, protein MSTTLLTAGLLVLLAPCLYIYTASVAATRFPALRNKRICLLIAHPDDEAMFFAPTVLALTRPETGNHVKILCLSSGNADGLGETRKKELVKSGMLLGLRNEDDVFVIESDAFQDSMTATWDATAISSLLTSAFVPNPAAGAMIDVLVTFDKGGVSSHPNHISLYHGARAFVSSGSAVDLYTLTSVPFLRKYASIIDAFMTLAMSWGLQGVSEAKSPERLVFMNSLMPGKAQEGGGSNDGGASYGTAWRAMTEAHKSQMVWFRYGWITLSRYMVVNDLKLEGTSAS, encoded by the exons ATGTCGACGACTCTACTGACGGCCGGGCTTTTGGTCCTGCTCGCGCCGTGTTTGTATATTTACACAGCATCGGTAGCGGCGACGCGATTCCCGGCGCTACGCAACAAGCGCATATGCCTCCTGATCGCCCACCCTGACGACGAGGCCATGTTCTTTGCGCCCACCGTGCTTGCACTCACGCGCCCTGAGACTGGCAACCACGTCAAGATTCTATGCCTGAGCAGCGGCAACGCAGACGGGTTGGGGGAGACGCGCAAGAAGGAGCTGGTCAAGAGCGGCATGCTCCTGGGCCTGCGCAACGAGGACGACGTCTTTGTCATCGAGTCTGA CGCCTTTCAAGACTCCATGACAGCGACTTGGGATGCCACAGCCATCTCCAGCCTTCTCACGTCCGCCTTTGTCCCGAACCCAGCCGCAGGCGCAATGATCGACGTCCTGGTGACCTTCGACAAGGGCGGCGTCTCGTCGCACCCGAACCACATCTCCCTATACCACGGCGCGCGAGCCTTTGTATCCTCGGGATCGGCCGTAGACCTCTACACTTTGACTTCGGTCCCATTTTTGCGCAAATACGCTTCGATCATCGACGCGTTCATGACGCTTGCCATGAGCTGGGGTCTCCAGGGAGTCTCGGAGGCCAAGAGCCCCGAAAGACTCGTGTTTATGAACTCGTTGATGCCAGGCAAGGCGCAGGAGGGCGGTGGTAGCAATGACGGCGGGGCGAGCTATGGAACAGCTTGGCGCGCCATGACCGAGGCTCACAAGAGTCAAATGGTATGGTTCCGGTATGGGTGGATTACATTGAGTAGGTACATGGTTGTGAATGACTTGAAGTTGGAGGGGACGAGTGCCTCGTGA